A genomic region of Vitis vinifera cultivar Pinot Noir 40024 chromosome 7, ASM3070453v1 contains the following coding sequences:
- the LOC100252644 gene encoding L-ascorbate oxidase — protein MRFLVLFSLLFSVLMFPAAEARIRRYRWEVKYEYKSPDCFQKMVITINGQSPGPTILAEEGDTVIVELTNSLLTENVAIHWHGIRQIGTPWFDGTEGVTQCPILPGDTFTYEYKVDRPGTYLYHAHYGMQREAGLYGSIRVSVARGKTEPFSYDHDRSIILTDWYHNTTYEQALGLSSNPLDWVGEPQSLLIQGKGRYNCSLVSSPYVCNATSPQCSPYVLTVVPGKTYRLRVSSLTSLSALSFQIEGHNMTVVEADGHFVEPFVIKNLFIYSGETYSVLVKADQDPSRNYWVTTSVVSRNNTVTPPGLAIFNYYPNHPNKSPPTVPPVGPLWNDVEPRLNQSRAIKAHHDYIVPPPHTSDRVIVFLNTQNKINGYVRWSVNNNSFNLPHTPYLIALKENITGAFDPTPPPNGYDFVNYDIYNVANNTNATSSNSIYRLQFNTTVDIILQNANTMKKNDSETHPWHLHGHNFWVLGYGKGKFDNFSDPIKYNLIDPIMKNTAPVHPYGWTALRFRSDNPGTWAFHCHIESHFYMGMGVVFEEGVERVGKLPSSIMGCGKAKGLGGRP, from the exons ATGagatttttggttttgtttaGTCTTCTCTTTTCAGTACTGATGTTTCCAGCAGCAGAGGCTAGAATCAGAAGGTATAGATGGGAGGTGAAGTATGAGTACAAGTCTCCTGATTGCTTTCAGAAGATGGTTATCACCATCAATGGACAAAGCCCCGGTCCAACAATCCTGGCAGAAGAAGGAGACACCGTCATTGTTGAGCTCACAAATAGTTTGTTGACAGAAAATGTCGCAATCCACTGGCATGGTATCAGACAG ATTGGGACGCCATGGTTTGATGGAACGGAAGGGGTGACCCAGTGTCCAATCCTGCCAGGAGATACCTTCACATATGAGTATAAAGTGGATAGG CCTGGGACTTATCTATACCATGCCCATTACGGAATGCAAAGAGAAGCTGGGCTGTATGGATCGATTCGTGTGTCGGTTGCTCGTGGGAAGACTGAGCCCTTTTCCTATGACCACGACCGGAGCATCATCCTCACTGACTGGTACCATAATACCACTTATGAACAAGCCCTGGGCTTGTCCTCCAATCCTCTTGACTGGGTCGGCGAGCCTCAG TCCCTTCTGATTCAAGGAAAAGGAAGATACAACTGCTCCCTAGTTTCAAGTCCTTACGTCTGTAATGCAACAAGTCCTCAGTGTTCTCCCTATGTACTCACTGTAGTTCCGGGGAAAACATATCGCCTTCGGGTCTCCAGCTTGACTTCCCTGTCAGCTCTCAGTTTCCAAATAGAG GGTCACAACATGACTGTAGTTGAAGCAGATGGGCACTTTGTGGAACCCTTTGTGATAAAAAACCTCTTCATTTACTCAGGGGAGACCTATTCAGTTCTGGTGAAGGCTGATCAAGACCCTTCAAGAAATTACTGGGTCACAACCAGCGTGGTCAGTAGGAACAACACTGTCACTCCTCCGGGCTTGGCCATTTTCAATTACTACCCCAACCATCCCAACAAGTCTCCTCCAACAGTCCCACCCGTTGGCCCTCTTTGGAACGACGTCGAGCCGCGCCTCAACCAAAGCCGTGCCATTAAGGCTCACCATGATTATATTGTGCCCCCTCCCCACACCTCAGACAGAGTAATCGTGTTTCTAAACactcaaaataagataaatggtTATGTTAGGTGGTCTGTCAACAACAACTCCTTCAACTTGCCACACACCCCCTACCTAATCGCTCTCAAAGAGAATATAACTGGAGCCTTCGACCCAACCCCACCTCCAAATGGTTATGATTTTGTAAACTATGATATCTACAATGTGGCGAATAACACCAACGCTACATCCAGCAACTCAATTTATAGGCTGCAGTTCAATACAACAGTGGATATTATACTGCAAAACGCAAACACCATGAAGAAGAATGACAGCGAGACGCACCCATGGCATCTCCACGGGCATAATTTTTGGGTACTGGGATATGGAAAAGGTAAGTTCGACAATTTCAGTGATCCAATAAAGTACAATCTGATCGACCCAATTATGAAGAACACAGCACCTGTTCATCCTTATGGATGGACTGCCTTAAGGTTTCGATCTGATAACCCAGGTACCTGGGCATTCCATTGCCATATAGAGTCTCATTTCTATATGGGTATGGGAGTTGTTTTTGAAGAAGGGGTGGAGAGAGTGGGAAAGCTGCCTTCATCTATCATGGGTTGCGGTAAAGCCAAGGGTCTCGGCGGCAGGCCATAA